The Liolophura sinensis isolate JHLJ2023 chromosome 6, CUHK_Ljap_v2, whole genome shotgun sequence genomic sequence ATAAACCTTCCTGACCACACTTACCTGGCTTCTGCCTTTTTCAGCATGTTAGCCGCATCTGTGGCACTCAGACTAGTGTTGTTGTTATGACTTCTCCTTCGGTCACATATTTTGGAccctatcaaataaacaaacgttTTATCTGTGCACACTATTATaatgtattttgaaatttgtcagaGGCAGATATCATGCCTTCACATGAATTTGTTGCATTTCATCTTACTTTACAAGTCGAGCTATGTAACTGCCCCCATACAATCAACCCCCTTGCTATGTAAGTGCCCCCTTACAATTACCCCCCTTGCTATGTAAGTGCCCCCCTTGCAATCAACCCCCTTGTTATGTAAGTGCCCCCTTACAATCAACCCCCTTGCTATGTAAGTGCCCCCCTTGCAATCAACCCCCTTGTAAGTGccccatattaaaagaaaagCTATAAAAATTTGACCGACAAAACAGACAGGGCAACTAATAGAGCTGCTCATGGCCGACAACAACAGGTAGAATTTTATATTAGGAATAAAAACTAAGTCTGCAACAGACTAAAATTGTTGTCTAACTGGTAAACAATTTTTATAACCAGCTGTGTGAACAGACATACCCTCTTTCTGCTCTTCCAGCAGATCTTCTTGTGCCCATTTTTCTGAGTAATGCCGCCCCAGTGGAGGTATCTTATAATAGTCCGCATCATCTTCATGTGATTTCAGTAACTCTTCTAACAGTTTGATGTCATCATTCGTGATATCCCCACAGTAAGGTTCCACTGAGGCCCAGAATCTGTCCACAGCATCATTCTTGGGTAGTTTGGGAAGGTCAGCTACTTGTTCCGGGAAGTCATTATCAACGGGTTTGCTTTGTAAGGGCAATGATCGCTGTTAAcataacagaataaaacaaatttatttttgaagaacagataacagtttttgtacatacatgtaatatggtgGAGATGGGTGGGGGTAATGCAAAATTAAGttcaaaaacagaaatcaatATGACTTCCCACAACATGGTTGATAACGCACCGTTTTGGACAAGCACTCTCAAGCGTCCTCTAAATTGCTTCCAGATGACGTTTAAATCTAAAAACAATCCCAGaagtactttttaaaaaatctttttgtCATCTGGGCAAGTTACGTACATTGATTAAggtataataaaaaataatagaGTAACAGTATCCAAGGTATTGGAGCATTCATCTAAACCAGGAACACATACTTCCTGAGGTCTGTCTATGGCTCCATTGTCCAGATAATAACCAATGATCAAAAAGAGAGGCAAGAAAATTACAAGAGCTTGCCAATCACAGAACATGTCTAAATTTTACCTGTACATTTTTGGTTTTAGGTGGTCGACCTGGAGGTTGGGATGTTGATGAACTCTTGTCATTTGATACTTTTAACTTTTTGTTGTGCTTCTCTTCACTCCCTTGTTTACCTCTTTTTCCAGGTGGGGTAGATTCTGGTTGCTTTTATTGGTgaattgaaatacatgtagtacaattaaataaataaagaacaaataCCCAAATTGTACACagagatgaaaagaaaatgttacagtacatacatgaagtttgtgctTCTGAAAACAGGTATGATTTGGTGAACTAAAATATCAGGCCAAAATCTTGTAACTTTGGAATTCGCTTAATTTTGACACTTAGATACTATGGTGTAGAAATGTTTTAAGGCATGAGCTAGccaggaaaaaaatatataataataataataataactagatgCCAAAGTCTTTGAAAGGATCTGCTTTCGTTTCTTGCCTTGTATGATCTTCAGTCGCAGTATCACTATGACAGatcatgtgcaaaaaggttcATATATTTTCCTGTTTCCCATATTTTTCTTATCTAGTCTATCACTTCAGGACCTTTGCAAGACAAAGGGGTACAGTTTTCTGCTATTGGTTATATCAACAAATCCTTCCCTTACATGCCTACTTAtcaaggccagtggtttaccccaggtacTCTGGATTCCTCCATCAATAACCAGCATGCCCTCATAAAAGAAAAATCGGTTGAGCAGGGGGTCATTCACCCTactattgtgaaatattctgactgGAATTTGCAGCTGACAGGCCTAACGGCATGCTTCAGAGCTGCAGCTTGCCGCTGGGCCTGTTAGTGTATCTGGCGCAATTATCCGCTAGCTATGAACTAAAAGATGGGCGGAGACGCATTTGAAGCATGTTTTAAGTCCAATATTCCGACTAGCAACCATTTCAAAACCTGTCATTAACATTCTTATTAACTTGCAAAACACTGCAAAACCAAATTATGCTTTTATAAGGTAGCAGAAGTGGTCTCTAGACAGTTAAAGTTCACAAACTTATTCATAAGGCTATGGGCCACATTCCTGTGTCTATTCTGATATGTCATAGATTCCTTACCCTTGCAGAAACAAAAAGGGTAGCAAAGTCACTGCAGACAGTAGGCCCCTATAATATGTATCCatacaagaatacatgtactttaaactTGTTAACATTTCTAAATTTAataataacatgaaaaaaaaaaaaaaaagaaagaaatgaaaatgttgttgGCCGGGGCACAGAGTTAGTCGTCAGTTAATTTATCCACACTGCTCAGTGTGATATACATTATAAGTCAATACATGTTTTCAGATGCTGATTTAGCCTTAAACAATCAGATGCTGATTTGGCCTTAGACAATCAGATGCATCTGTGCCACAGGCATTTCTATGCTCACAAACCTTGCCTTCACTGCTCACAAttaatttgtggaaaacaaaGAAGACTTTGCTATATTTCGTTTTTAGACAGTACTCTATACATACTCTTAGATGTCTTACAGGTATAAAAAGAATGCAATTCGAAGAAATCAAAAATGGCAGACGTATATAACGGTAAGTTACCACCCATCACATTGGCTCAGGCTCGATTAACTCTATATACACTCTGCATGCAGACCCTAAACAGAGAGAGGCAGAACATTACCACTTTGCCTCCTTTTTTGTCCTTTTTCTCCTGCCAGCTGACTAGGATCTGAAGCTCACTGCCCAGAAGTTTGAGGCGTTTCCCTGCTGCTGCCAACAGAGTTTCTAAGTCTGTCTGTATCACGTCTAGATCTTCCAGCCCTATGCTGTCCTTCTCTCCATCCTCCAGGACTGAAACACAGACAGGCATGTGCAAAAATACTTAAATGCTGCATCCCTATCACTCTCAGGAATAATACTTGTATCCTTTAAATTTTTAGAATGACACTGTATTTAGGCCACACCAAACATACACTGTTGTTTCAAGGGCAGATTAAATATTCTTCCAATATCaaaggagggtataaaaatcaaaataaaacttaaaaagcaTTTAATGATGTAATTTGTGAAAAGCGACTCATATACTGAGACCACTCAATACATGGTATgacaaaaactgacagaacctGTGGAATATCTGAGACACTGTCTTGTATGATCCACAGGTTTCAGATCTGGGAACTGAAGAGGGCAGTCCTTATCCGCCATATTCTTCCCTTTCCCCTTCATCTTTCCTCTCTTTTCCCAAACAAGTTAGCAAGATCTGCATGTAGCTTTGTCTGCAAAgtgaaacacaaaattaaatttaacaaaattaataaGACTATAAGAATATGATCTGCAACATTTCATAGATGAACATGCCAACAGGAAACAACTCTGACCTGAACTGCTGAAGTTGGATATGagatgggattttttttttagtttgggATTTAAGATTGTCTTGAACATTATTTGTGTCACATCACAATCTATCTCGTCACGTACTGCCCAATTCAATAGATATTCTGAAGGCACCAGACACAATGCTCCATTGATACACAATATAAACCACTCTGCAACTACATCTTTGGGCCATTCAAGACTGCGGCCATCCATTTGGTCGTCTAAATAACATGAAAGTGATTGAAAAGCTCTCCGTCACAGGAGTAAAAGTAAAAGGCCAGGCTTTGTTGacattcaaaatttacatgtgcTGTGCAGAATGTTTTGCTATGCTATCTAAGTACTATAATTTCGTTCCTTGGTACACGATTTATCTTGAATTATCTGATTTTTGTTGAAAGACTATATCATTTTCCGATTTTCTGTTATGACATATTCCGATGAGTTGTGGTCAGTACTAACTATCGGACATAGGCCCAAACCAACCCTCGGCTGCCACCTCTAACAGTCTAAGGCAACAATAATGTGGTATCCAGGCCATACCTGTCAGTTCGCAAGTTTAAAGTACCACACGTTATACAGTGTCCAGTTTTCGTTTCTCGTAAAACGCTGGCTTTTCACCAGTGTTTACTTATTACAGCCATTTAACTATTTGTCTCGCTGTTGATCAACATGTCAACAAGCCTTGTATATGGATGCATGATATTTACCAACAAAGCTGTTCATAAAATAGCCTATTCACGACCATTATCGCCCGCCTTGTGAATTTCATCGCCCATTGTTGTTATTATCCTAAAGCACCGCGTACCCAATCAAATCCTATTTAGCTCAGCCATGGTGGAGACAGCcaatcaacatttaatttatttgctttCGGCCTTGCAATTATGGCGCTGAGTTTGGAAGGGAAGATTGTGTGGTTCGCTTTTATTTCACGTGTTACTGTAGTCTGTTTACAGGTAATCTTGTAAGGGCGGAGGACGGACAATCACAGGTTTACGCTTGTAGTGTACAAATAACTCGCATTTGATCCATTCTTCAAGGAGTGAAACCAGGGACGCGATAGTTTAGCTAGGCCCAATCTAAACTGAATTGCATTATTCATTTGTGCCATTTACTTTTCACTTTACTTCGCTTGTCaacttcatttcactgttactataataaataataaaaagataaaaacaccaaaacGCGAGAATAAGAA encodes the following:
- the LOC135466422 gene encoding transcriptional adapter 3-B-like, whose amino-acid sequence is MKGKGKNMADKDCPLQFPDLKPVDHTRQCLRYSTVLEDGEKDSIGLEDLDVIQTDLETLLAAAGKRLKLLGSELQILVSWQEKKDKKGGKVQPESTPPGKRGKQGSEEKHNKKLKVSNDKSSSTSQPPGRPPKTKNVQRSLPLQSKPVDNDFPEQVADLPKLPKNDAVDRFWASVEPYCGDITNDDIKLLEELLKSHEDDADYYKIPPLGRHYSEKWAQEDLLEEQKEGSKICDRRRSHNNNTSLSATDAANMLKKAEASYSEDSPFGPLTQRLVSALIEENVMTAFDDSMAEVNPESVEEACSMSPRALAKQLNIGNPALLEKRIKRELEEQGILESEDKVEDNPDDEILTELKEKQQELRAVNQHNIAVTKHLLKLAKEEMARQELRKKLTAVEAEVMEAYRKIQASKQKKKAPTKKEKEAALRALKERETLIKTLEG